In the Phaseolus vulgaris cultivar G19833 chromosome 7, P. vulgaris v2.0, whole genome shotgun sequence genome, one interval contains:
- the LOC137829052 gene encoding uncharacterized protein, with amino-acid sequence MDAYTTHMSLYTSDDAVLCRVFPTSLKGAALSWFTKLSPNSIDSFATLVAKFETQFATSRPHHLTSIALVGIRQEKGESLRTFVDRFSKVAMSIRNLSPDVAMHHMLTALHPGPFADNLCMQPADSLDELRKRAAKYMQLEELREFRNQARAETGGERKEEKDRQERPIQRTDRRRENRDRPIRFSRYTPLTTERGRILDEALNAELIPPPRKVASPNNADRRKQCRYHQNTGHSTDECQALKDKIEELIQAGHLRRFVRNGRDPPGWEDPPRQTRSPQRGRNDRNTRGDRQPARADPPRRDDLPREADQRGNREVINTIAGGFAGGGSTNNARKRHLRAVHQVNAVAF; translated from the coding sequence atggACGCCTACACCACCCATATGAGTCTCTACACCTCGGACGACGCCGTCTTGTGTCGAGTGTTCCCCACATCCTTGAAGGGTGCAGCCCTTagttggttcaccaagctcTCACCCAACTCCATCGACAGCTTTGCCACGCTCGTCGCAAAGTTCGAAACACAGTTCGCGACCAGCCGGCCGCACCATCTGACCTCCATCGCTCTGGTAGGCATCCGccaggagaagggagagtcgcTGAGAACCTTCGTGGATAGGTTCAGTAAAGTGGCGATGAGCATCCGAAATCTGAGTCCGGATGTCgccatgcaccacatgctgacgGCCCTACATCCGGGGCCCTTTGCCGATAATCTATGCATGCAGCCGGCCGACAGCCTGGACGAGCTGAGAAAGAGAGCTGCTAAGTACATGCAGCTGGAGGAGCTAAGAGAGTTCCGCAACCAGGCCCGTGCCGAGACCGGCggagaaaggaaggaagaaAAGGACCGCCAAGAGCGGCCGATACAAAGAACTGACCGGCGACGGGAGAATCGAGACCGACCAATTCGATTCTCGAGATACACGCCGTTGACGACTGAGAGAGGGAGGATCTTGGACGAGGCCCTCAACGCCGAGTTGATCCCTCCCCCAAGGAAGGTGGCCAGCCCAAATAATGCCGACCGGAGGAAGCAGTGTCGGTACCACCAAAACACCGGACACTCGACCGACGAGTGTCAGGCTCTTAAGGATAAGATCGAGGAACTCATCCAAGCCGGGCATCTCCGACGTTTCGTCAGGAATGGCCGAGACCCACCCGGCTGGGAGGATCCACCCAGGCAGACGAGGTCACCTCAACGCGGCCGAAATGACCGAAATACCAGAGGCGACCGACAACCCGCAAGGGCCGACCCCCCTCGGAGAGACGATCTGCCCAGGGAGGCCGATCAGAGAGGTAACCGAGAGGTTATCAATACTATAGCCGGCGGCTTCGCCGGAGGAGGAAGCACGAACAACGCTCGGAAGAGGCACCTCCGGGCGGTACATCAGGTGAACGCGGTGGCATTCTGA
- the LOC137829053 gene encoding uncharacterized protein translates to MPPITFTDEDFKGVDYRQQDDPMVIAVDIDRFTIRKTLVDQGSSVDILYWKTFKAMRMAETEMMPYDDHVVGFSGERVGTKGYIDLYTTFGEGKSTRTIKIRYLVIDANISYNILLGRPSINRLMAIVSTPHLAMKFPSRTGDILTVHVDQKEARECYAESLRVEPLRADSSPLRVRKSSRKDRSPRKDRPREIKPTVALVDLDPRATEDRLEAREELRRVPLLDEEHSTAVGTALAAAEAEIMHAALKKNIDMFAWTPADMPGVSPDVITHRLSIFKEARPISQKKRDLGNEKRLAAKEKKRMKRKTVR, encoded by the coding sequence atgccacccatcacTTTCACGGACGAGGACTTCAAGGGCGTAGACTACCGCCAGCAGGACGACCCGATGGTGATAGCGGTCGACATAGACCGATTCACCATACGGAAGACCctcgtggaccaaggaagttcggtgGATATCCTTTACTGGAAAACTTTCAAGGCTATGAGGATGGCCGAGACCGAGATGATGCCATACGACGACCACGTGGTAGGATTCTCGGGCGAGAGGGTGGGTACCAAGGGTTATATCGACCTATACACCACCTTCGGAGAGGGGAAGAGCACCAGGACCATCAAAATCCGATACCTGGTCATTGACGCCAACAtttcctacaacatcctcctcggcCGACCATCCATCAACCGGCTGATGGCCATAGTATCAACCCCTCACCTCGCAATGAAGTTTCCCTCAAGAACAGGGGACATTCTCACAGTCCACGTAGACCAAAAAGAAGCACGAGAGTGCTACGCTGAGAGCCTCCGGGTGGAACCTTTAAGGGCCGACTCCTCTCCCCTCAGAGTAAGGAAGTCCTCCCGAAAAGACCGCTCCCCCAGGAAGGACCGCCCGAGGGAAATCAAGCCAACCGTGGCGTTGGTGGACCTCGACCCCCGGGCGACCGAAGACAGACTGGAGGCGAGAGAAGAGCTAAGGAGAGTCCCCCTCCTCGACGAAGAACACAGCACGGCTGTAGGAACAGCCTTGGCAGCGGCCGAGGCCGAGATCATGCATGCCGCACTAAAAAAGAATATCGACATGTTCGCTTGGACACCGGCCGACATGCCGGGTGTGAGCCCCGATGTCATCACCCATCGGTTGTCAATATTCAAGGAAGCCCGCCCGATCTCCCAAAAGAAGAGGGACTTGGGCAACGAAAAGCGACTCGCGGCAAAGGagaagaagaggatgaagagGAAGACTGTCCGATAG
- the LOC137829054 gene encoding filament-like plant protein 1 — translation MAEDLPSIITNAVKSSNKKLQDEISTLQEENRPIRIEAEKLSCNLMMVEIDHSRVEDAMSAELKVARKEASDLRQKLHLLAQEKIELESKLVPYRLKVANLVASMKADAAKVENLEKRSADREVLLGKVEKERDDAVDELTKAREENEKIDAELAQARDEGKKVADDLAQARGETEELKKRADELK, via the coding sequence atggcagaggaccttcCATCAATCATAACAAACGCTGTGAAGAGCTCCAACAAAAAGCTTCAGGACGAGATCTCCACACTCCAGGAGGAGAATCGCCcgataaggatcgaggcggaaaagctgtcttgcaacctgatgatggtagagatcgatcactcaagggtggaggacgccatgagtgcCGAGTTGAAGGttgcgcgcaaggaggcctccgatttgcgccagaaactgcacctcctagctcaagagaaaatcgagctggagagcaagctggttccctacaggcttaaggtggccaacttggtgGCATCGATGaaagcggatgcagccaaggtagagaaccttgaaaagaggtcggctgatcgggaggttctccttggaaaggtcgagaaggagagggacgacgccGTGGACGAGCTCACCAAGGCTCGAGAGGAAAACGAGAAAATTgatgcagagctggcccaggcgcgggacgaaggcaagaaggttgctgacgaccttgctcaagctcgtggggaaactgaagaactgaagaaacgagctgacgagctgaagtag